One Peromyscus leucopus breed LL Stock chromosome 2, UCI_PerLeu_2.1, whole genome shotgun sequence DNA window includes the following coding sequences:
- the LOC114707469 gene encoding PRAME family member 12-like yields the protein MSIKNIPTLYKLAVQTLLSNQALAISALESMPTNFFPPLFKEAFDGRHMELLKAMVAAWPFSCLPVGALMKTPDVEALQAVLDGLDMLQSQKVRPRRWKLQVLDLRNVHHDFLDVSTRTQEEAHSTETGSEKQVGRDLPRYALRPRLKVVTDFSFSFHLKEHETCLLQWAQQRKGSVRLCCLRMTICALPVEIIKKVLDIFQPHYIEELELFTNQVLPFLVHFASCLGRMRNLRKLHLTQIYLDTDRVVCPSLTYTEKCAIKVLSQFSKLNCLQHFSMNGVYFSSDHMKQLFRCLKTPLESLCITLRHLSQSDLKYLSQCQKLCHLKHLVLNGVELSELRPTHLRVLLENVADTLQNLELMQCRMKDSQLSALLPALSQCSQLTSANFYDNDFSMAVLKDLLQSMANLSKLSVELYPAPLECYNSQGYILVEKFTQVCPELLDILTAQRQPKTVAFATRICLECCRRCVYDTESTLCWCWQ from the exons ATGAGTATCAAGAACATACCCACACTCTACAAGCTGGCAGTGCAGACCCTGCTGAGCAACCAGGCCTTGGCCATCTCTGCCCTGGAGTCCATGCCCACAAATTTCTTCCCACCACTGTTCAAGGAGGCCTTTGACGGTAGACACATGGAACTATTAAAGGCAATGGTGGCAGCCTGGCCCTTTTCTTGTCTCCCTGTGGGGGCCCTGATGAAGACCCCTGATGTGGAGGCATTGCAAGCTGTTCTGGATGGCCTAGACATGCTGCAGTCACAGAAGGTTCGTCCCAG aCGGTGGAAGCTGCAAGTCCTTGACTTGAGGAATGTGCACCACGATTTCCTGGATGTCTCGACTAGAACACAGGAAGAAGCCCACTCAACAGAGACTGGGAGTGAGAAGCAAGTAGGGAGGGACCTTCCTAGATATGCTCTGAGGCCGCGTTTGAAGGTGGTCACTGACTTTAGCTTCAGTTTCCATCTGAAAGAACATGAAACATGCTTGTTGCAGTGGGCCCAGCAGAGAAAAGGCTCTGTGAGGCTCTGCTGTCTGAGGATGACTATTTGTGCCCTCCCTGTTGAGATTATCAAGAAAGTCTTGGACATTTTCCAGCCACACTATATCGAAGAATTGGAACTATTCACAAACCAGGTTCTGCCCTTCCTGGTTCACTTTGCATCTTGCCTTGGCCGTATGAGAAATCTTCGCAAATTACATCTAACTCAGATCTACTTAGACACAGACAGGGTTGTATGTCCTTCTTTGACATACACAGAGAAGTGTGCTATCAAGGTCCTTTCTCAGTTCTCCAAACTCAACTGTCTCCAGCATTTCTCTATGAATGGAGTCTACTTTTCCTCTGACCACATGAAACAGTTGTTCAG ATGCCTGAAGACCCCCTTGGAGTCCTTGTGTATCACTCTTCGTCATCTCTCACAGTCAGACCTGAAATACTTGTCACAGTGTCAGAAGCTCTGTCACCTGAAACACCTGGTCCTCAATGGTGTAGAGTTATCCGAGTTACGTCCCACACATCTCCGAGTTCTCCTAGAGAATGTAGCAGACACACTGCAGAACCTGGAGTTAATGCAGTGCAGgatgaaggactctcagctcaGTGCCCTCTTGCCTGCTCTGAGCCAGTGCTCCCAGCTCACCAGCGCCAATTTCTATGATAATGACTTCTCCATGGCTGTATTGAAGGACCTTCTGCAAAGCATGGCCAATCTAAGCAAGTTGAGTGTAGAGCTCTACCCTGCCCCTCTAGAGTGCTATAATAGCCAGGGTTATATTCTAGTGGAGAAATTTACCCAAGTATGTCCTGAGCTCCTGGATATACTCACTGCCCAAAGGCAGCCCAAGACAGTAGCCTTTGCTACACGCATCTGCCTTGAATGCTGCAGGCGCTGTGTTTATGACACGGAGAGCACACTTTGTTGGTGTTGGCAATAA